TGCTTTAGTATTTGACCCGCCTCAATTCCATAAGCATACTGTTCTGCATCAGTTAATCTCGTAAGAGCCTCTTCGAAATCCTTTCCTTCAATCCAACTTTGTAAGGAATATACACCTTCGTCGCAAGTGCCAAATGCAATCGGCTTACACATAGGTACACCGAGAGCCTCCACACACTGCATCATTTCAAATTCAACCCTCTTCCGTTCTTGTTGCTCTATTTTTGAAATACGTAACAAATACTTTTTATCATCAGGTGTTGTAACGCAATATTTTTTATCATCTGACCATCCCCTTACAATCTGTATCCTGGTCTTAAAATCATATATACACAATCCTACTAATCTCCTTCTAAAAATACAAATATTCTGTTAGATAAATTACTATTTATAGTATTCGCCCTTAAATTGGAAATTATTTTTCTAATTCTATAAACAAATACATCGGTATTTTCTTCAACCAAGCGACTCTCGATGACATTTGAGAGTGTTCTTCTGTTGGTATTGGTTCGTTCATATCAATTAACTTAAAGCCATTTTTGACAAACGCTTTTATATAATCTGACAAAGTCCTATGTCTATATAAAATTGGAGCATTCATTCCTTTGATTTCTCCAATCCATTCTTTTGGATTATGATAATCAGAAACAAGCACCTGTATATTTTCATTATTTAGCATCCATTTAGTTTTCTTGCCCTTGAAGCATGGATGCAAAATAGAAATGAATACCTTTCCATTTTGTTTTAAAACACGATGAATTTCCTTTAAGGTCCCATCTAAATCTTCAACATCCATTAACATCATCGAGCAAAGCACTATATCGTAATAATTGTCGTCAATTACATTTAGTGTATTTGAATTAAGAACATAGTGCTTAATCCTTAAACTTTCTTCTTTTGCTTTATTTTTTGCGTACTCAATAAAAACTTCTGAACAGTCAGCAGCCGTAACGATTGCTCCCTTACGTGATAATGCTCTCGAATAACCACCTTCGCCACATC
The genomic region above belongs to Clostridium sp. AWRP and contains:
- a CDS encoding class I SAM-dependent methyltransferase — protein: MWRNKKMIKDSSTECWNQVNIDEWIEKAQTNDFRIYYIMPYTLEKLGDVKDKYVLDLGCGEGGYSRALSRKGAIVTAADCSEVFIEYAKNKAKEESLRIKHYVLNSNTLNVIDDNYYDIVLCSMMLMDVEDLDGTLKEIHRVLKQNGKVFISILHPCFKGKKTKWMLNNENIQVLVSDYHNPKEWIGEIKGMNAPILYRHRTLSDYIKAFVKNGFKLIDMNEPIPTEEHSQMSSRVAWLKKIPMYLFIELEK